A genomic segment from Peribacillus sp. ACCC06369 encodes:
- a CDS encoding PadR family transcriptional regulator has translation MENLTEMLKGSLEGCVLEIISRHETYGYEITRRLNELGFTEVVEGTVYTILVRLEKKKLVNIEKKPSDMGPPRKFYSLNEAGRQELELFWKKWDFVSSKINVLKSI, from the coding sequence ATGGAAAATTTAACTGAAATGCTGAAGGGTTCGCTGGAAGGCTGCGTGCTGGAAATCATCAGCCGCCATGAAACCTATGGCTACGAGATTACTCGCCGCCTGAACGAGCTTGGGTTTACTGAAGTCGTGGAAGGGACGGTCTACACCATCCTCGTGCGATTAGAAAAGAAAAAACTGGTGAATATAGAAAAGAAACCGTCAGATATGGGGCCGCCCCGCAAGTTTTACTCACTTAATGAGGCTGGCCGTCAGGAACTTGAATTGTTTTGGAAAAAATGGGATTTTGTATCATCAAAAATCAACGTCTTAAAGTCAATCTAG
- a CDS encoding DUF1048 domain-containing protein: MMEMFKKMIGDKKEYKMMMARVEALPEDYQFVFKKIQNYMWNFSAGSGMDMLHMQYELIELFEAGAAEGRQVLEITGDDVASFADELVANAKTYVAKYREDLNQSIMKRLGKNKFNR; the protein is encoded by the coding sequence ATGATGGAAATGTTCAAAAAAATGATTGGTGATAAAAAAGAATACAAGATGATGATGGCACGGGTTGAAGCCCTGCCAGAGGACTACCAGTTTGTATTTAAGAAAATTCAAAACTACATGTGGAATTTCTCAGCGGGCAGCGGGATGGATATGCTGCACATGCAGTATGAATTAATCGAGTTGTTCGAAGCCGGTGCGGCGGAAGGCAGACAAGTGCTGGAAATCACTGGGGACGACGTGGCGTCCTTTGCCGATGAACTAGTGGCAAACGCTAAAACCTATGTCGCCAAGTATCGTGAAGATTTGAATCAGAGTATCATGAAGCGTTTGGGAAAAAATAAATTCAATAGATAA
- a CDS encoding ATP-binding cassette domain-containing protein, protein MSNAAISVKGLKKSFKDKEVLKGVDFEVRRGEIFALLGSNGAGKTTTVNILSTLMKADGGEVGICGFDVQRQPDHVRQSISLTGQFAALDGMLTGRENLMMIAKLRGVSNPAQVADDLLAKFSLTDAANRRADKYSGGMKRRLDIAMSLIGTPAVIFLDEPTTGLDPEARIEVWDTVKELADGGTTILLTTQYLEEAEQLADRIAILHGGKIISTGTLTELKEMFPPAKVEYIEKQPTLEEIFLAIIGKKEEM, encoded by the coding sequence ATGAGCAATGCAGCGATTTCTGTAAAAGGGTTAAAAAAATCCTTTAAAGACAAGGAAGTCTTAAAGGGGGTGGATTTTGAGGTGCGGCGTGGCGAAATTTTCGCACTGCTGGGCTCAAATGGAGCGGGCAAGACGACGACGGTCAACATCCTCTCGACGCTGATGAAGGCTGATGGCGGCGAAGTAGGTATTTGCGGCTTTGACGTCCAGCGTCAACCGGATCATGTTCGCCAGAGCATCAGCCTGACAGGGCAGTTCGCAGCTTTAGACGGCATGCTCACCGGGCGGGAAAACCTGATGATGATCGCCAAGTTGCGGGGAGTTTCCAATCCCGCTCAAGTCGCCGACGATCTGCTTGCAAAATTCAGCCTGACCGATGCGGCCAACCGCCGGGCGGACAAATATTCCGGCGGGATGAAGCGCCGGCTTGACATCGCCATGAGTCTGATCGGGACGCCAGCAGTCATTTTTCTCGACGAACCGACGACAGGGCTTGACCCCGAAGCGCGGATTGAAGTCTGGGATACCGTCAAGGAGCTTGCCGACGGAGGCACAACCATCTTGCTGACGACCCAGTACCTGGAGGAAGCCGAACAACTGGCGGATCGTATCGCCATCCTGCATGGCGGAAAAATCATCTCGACCGGGACCCTTACCGAACTCAAGGAGATGTTCCCGCCAGCGAAAGTGGAGTACATCGAGAAGCAGCCGACATTGGAGGAAATTTTCCTTGCGATCATCGGCAAAAAGGAGGAGATGTAA